A portion of the Pseudopipra pipra isolate bDixPip1 chromosome 1, bDixPip1.hap1, whole genome shotgun sequence genome contains these proteins:
- the LOC135419304 gene encoding cell surface glycoprotein 1-like produces MALSALWQRCVSWSSTIAQLLQPFVSRGTSCPTGSASLGQQPGQKQQPLPAPSAPPAGTRTQLPPPAPLASSHGIAPPSGNARGCRKALVPAPPVRDTQHGPTSSTNPSGTPLGRGSPPDTSVPMDLDTTPALDISLGSDVPMDDDTPSGCDLSLASDVTMDEDSPSGRDLSLASDITMDEDSPSGRDLSLASDVTMDEDSPSGRDLSLATDVPMDGGSPSGSDHLVSCDISVSSDVPMDEDTFPRADISLPSHSTASHPGPLHGQAIGAHGVTPASDTGLRRKVLLKGTRSHLHRSQGAVGTSRDDRSSVPVPTDHAGTSGTSPRPKNTSLCPPKKMPPTDCSVPKPSRAVLSTGHCKAGGIKPQDPQQGAGAGLPPPQSSESARNIALERRGTKRKRGSGPSTGSKCKAPAARAGAGSC; encoded by the exons atggccctgtcagctctgtggcagcgttgtgtgagctggagctcaaccatagcccagctcctgcagccgtttgtctctcgcggaacctcctgccccacag gatcagccagcctcggccaacagcctggccagaagcagcagcccttgccagctccctctgccccaccagcag ggacacggactcagctgcctccaccagcccccttggcaagcagccatggcattgctcctccatcaggcaatgcccggggctgcaggaaggccctggtcccagccccaccagtgcgggacaccCAACACGGCCCTACCAGCTCaaccaacccctcagggacacccctgggccgtggcagccctccagacaccagcgtgCCCATGGATTTGGACACCACCCCAgctcttgacatcagtctgggcagtgatgtccccatggatgacgACACCCCGtcaggctgcgacctctcgctggccagcgacgtcaccatggacgaggacagcccgtcaggccgtgacctctccttggccagcgacatcaccatggatgaggacagcccgtcaggccgtgacctctccttggccagcgacgtcaccatggacgaggacagcccgtcaggccgtgacctctcgctggccactgacgtccccatggatggtggctcccccTCAGGCAGTGATCACCTTGtgagctgtgacatctcagtgagcagcgatgtccccatggatgaggacaccttcccgagggctgacatctccctgcccagtcacagcactgccagccaccctggcccactccacggccaagccatcggggcccatggggtgactccagccagcgaCACTGGGCTGCGTCGCAAGGTCCTGCTGaaagggactcggagccacttgcatcgctcccagggagccgtgggtACCAGTCGGGATgatcgcagcagcgtccccgtgcccacggaccatgctggcaccagtggcaccagcccccggCCCAAGAACACCTCactctgcccgcccaagaagatgccgcccactgactgcagtgtccccaagccttccagagccgtcctgagcacgggacactgcaaggcaggCGGCAtcaagcctcaggaccctcagcagggtgcgggcgCAGggctgccaccgcctcagagcagcgAGTCAGCACGCAACATCGCTCTGGAAAGGCGGGGcacaaagaggaagaggggctctgggccaagcactgggagcaagtgcaaggctcccgcagccagggctggggcaggaagttgttga